In Nymphaea colorata isolate Beijing-Zhang1983 chromosome 13, ASM883128v2, whole genome shotgun sequence, one DNA window encodes the following:
- the LOC116266969 gene encoding BTB/POZ domain-containing protein At2g13690 — MSDSGVRRKSPGGRAKRGFRHNWCCSSMAPASPDDHYHHPSRNLHSHRRQQSRRPKSPSSSRKSGSNPPESPVSSRLGLGFIDRRRILSPGRVSPIESASTGFDLEQEQGSPTAPPVPPPPPPPPLPSPSHPPAPPQPVLPPVPSLDAGDALVPPTATGGESSGDASARGCDVRLSLRGKGGQRILMDLHSEILCSRSSVFAAKISESRAAASGPDSGPRRCWVEVVDVSDVEAYRETIELMYERNVPGRLMKAGVSRCIRMLEVSFSIMFELGVRSCLQYLEAVPWTEEEEEALRNLFTKHKFDKVIAQEVLARLHPQEPPSCQKLTMRLIQSVASGTDDKARRELKSLVQGLLSKSSVYQKDPHDLNKDEIYSMCNSCLQSLTALFLEATNSSPDDRTTKESMPLIARMSLQVDNLTWLLEILIEKQMAEEFVGIWADQSKLLMLYKETSAMVRYEVSRVSACLFLAMGRGRLQSSGAVRCRFVEVWLGPMLVDFGWLQRCSKGLDMKLLEEAIGQTVLTLPLKNQQSLLMCWFECFTKHGNECPNLSKAFQIWWRRSFSKASDIQSGVMYAPC, encoded by the exons ATGTCGGACTCCGGCGTGCGGCGGAAGTCGCCCGGCGGACGGGCCAAGCGGGGGTTTCGGCATAACTGGTGCTGCTCATCGATGGCCCCCGCTAGCCCGGATGACCATTACCACCATCCGTCCCGCAACCTCCACAGCCACCGGCGGCAACAGAGCCGTCGCCCAAAATCACCCTCCAGCAGCAGGAAGTCCGGTTCCAATCCGCCGGAATCGCCGGTATCCAGCCGACTGGGCCTGGGGTTCATCGACCGCCGCCGGATCCTTTCCCCCGGTAGGGTTTCGCCCATCGAGTCGGCCTCCACGGGTTTCGATCTCGAGCAGGAGCAAGGGTCCCCTACTGCTCCACCTGTTccgccgcctcctcctcctcctcctctcccttctcCTTCTCACCCGCCTGCACCTCCTCAGCCGGTGCTTCCGCCTGTGCCAAGCTTGGATGCCGGGGACGCCTTGGTGCCCCCGACCGCAACCGGCGGGGAGAGCAGCGGAGATGCGTCTGCGCGAGGTTGCGACGTGAGACTCAGCCTGAGAGGGAAGGGTGGGCAGAGGATCCTCATGGATCTGCATTCTGAGATTCTTTGCTCAAGGAGCTCGGTGTTTGCTGCGAAGATCTCGGAGTCGAGAGCGGCGGCGTCCGGCCCGGACAGTGGGCCGAGGAGGTGCTGGGTTGAGGTCGTTGACGTGAGCGACGTGGAGGCTTACAGGGAAACCATCGAGCTCATGTACGAGAGGAACGTTCCTGGGCGGCTAATGAAGGCTGGTGTCTCGCGATGCATCCGCATGCTTGAG GTGTCATTCTCCATCATGTTTGAGCTGGGTGTGAGGTCATGCCTTCAATATCTTGAAGCCGTCCCATGGactgaggaggaagaagaagcactGCGCAACCTTTTCACTAAACACAAGTTTGACAAAGTGATTGCACAAGAGGTGCTAGCCAGGCTCCATCCACAAGAACCCCCCTCTTGTCAAAAACTTACGATGCGTCTGATTCAGTCCGTTGCAAGTGGAACAGACGACAAAGCAAGAAGGGAACTCAAATCCCTAGTTCAGGGGCTTCTGTCCAAGAGCTCAGTATACCAAAAGGATCCACATGACCTCAACAAGGATGAGATCTACAGCATGTGCAATTCCTGTCTTCAGTCATTGACTGCACTTTTCCTAGAAGCCACCAACTCTTCCCCTGATGACCGAACAACTAAAGAGTCTATGCCCTTGATTGCAAGGATGTCATTGCAGGTTGACAATCTTACTTGGTTACTGGAGATTCTGATAGAAAAGCAAATGGCGGAGGAATTTGTGGGTATTTGGGCGGATCAGTCCAAGTTGCTGATGCTGTATAAAGAGACATCGGCAATGGTTCGGTATGAAGTTAGCCGAGTTTCAGCTTGTTTGTTTCTTGCCATGGGCAGGGGTCGCCTGCAATCTTCAGGTGCTGTCAGGTGCCGTTTTGTGGAGGTGTGGCTGGGGCCAATGCTGGTGGACTTTGGGTGGCTGCAGAGATGCAGCAAAGGGCTTGATATGAAACTCTTAGAGGAGGCAATTGGGCAGACGGTTCTCACGCTTCCGCTGAAGAACCAGCAGAGCCTGCTCATGTGCTGGTTTGAGTGCTTCACCAAGCATGGTAACGAGTGCCCAAACTTGAGCAAGGCGTTCCAGATCTGGTGGCGCAGGTCATTCTCTAAAGCATCAGATATTCAGAGTGGTGTTATGTACGCCCCATGTTAA